TGACAACACGATTGTCGTCTTTGCCTCGTACGGAGAACAATGGCGTAGTCTCCGCCGTGTTTGTACTCTTGAGATCTTTTCCTCGGCCCGTCTCAACTCCTTTCTGCCCATTCGGAGGGATGAAATCAAGCGACTCCTGCTTAATCTAAACAAAAGAGCCTCAGAATCTGGGGACGACTTCACTAAGGTGGAACTAAAACCGATCTTCTGGGAGATGACATTCAACATCGTTATGAGGATGTTGACTGGGAAGAGGTATTACGGGGAAGATGTGACCGATGCCGAGGAGGCGAAGGTGTTTCGCGAGATCATGTCTGAAATTGTGGAATATGCTGTTAGTGCGTATCCAGGGGATTATTTGAGTATCTTGAGGTTGTTCTTAAGGAATTATGAGAAGAGGGTGACTTGGTTGCGCAAAAGATCGGACGAGTTGTTTCAAAATCTGATTGAAGAACAGAGAAATAGTCGCAGAAAAATATGTAGTGGAGAGAGTAGGGAGACCGTGCTGGATCATTTGCTTTTGTTGCAAGAGAAGCAGCCCGAGTTTTACACTGATGAGATCATCAAAGGGCTACTATTGGTACGTAGAAATTCGACGATCTTTCGCATCTCATCCTCATCATGGAATACTGCGTACATATAAACTGGATCATCCATTGTCttaaaaaatacaaaattaattatggTCCTATGGTAAATCAATAGGAAAATTATCCAAAAAAAATCCTGTATCTATTGCATCCAATCCTCACTATGGAAATCATTGACATGGACGATTTTGTTAGGCTACTCCATTTAACATGCAACATTTTAATATTACTAATCATTAGAGAGCAAAACAAATATGTAAAAAAGTATTTGATTGTGCATCATAGTAGTTTGACAATTTAGTATCTAGATTGCTGAATCTGTTCTCTCTTAGACAGCATGTCCTAACATTGAAAACCCTAGAAACACGTGTGTACATTCATTGACAGTGATAGTTTTCTTGAGAATGAATATTGCAAGTTGATTCTGACATTAAACATCTGCTTAAAAAGATGTAAATTCTTGTTGTGATCAATTAACTCGTTCTTTACATAATTATAATCAAAGGGATATCAATGGACGAATGTTTTAGGTTTTGCGAAAGTATAGGTTTCCCTGCTCTCAAATTAGAAAAAGGAGCAAAGAGCGTGCGTAAAAACCAACACATAACATTGTCTAGATATATCTATAGATCCAAATATTGCAATCTCAAATAGTTAAAAGTAAGAAAACAAGTCTGCCTAAATTTGAACGATTTCATAGATCTCTTATGTTGTCAATCATCTTTTGCATTAAGTTCAGCATATAATTATGATTCGTCTTAAGTAATTGATAGGTGTAACTGAATCTTTTCCAGGAAAAGGTTGAGATTGAAATCATGGATATATTTGTTTTCTGTTAACTATTCAGAATAGCAATATAAAAAGTCTCTCTATCTATTGCCTCACTCAATAGTATATTTATGAAATTAGAGGAAAATGGTTATGAGGTAATGAGTAAAATTGAATtctctcaagttccttggacacaATAATCTCATCGTACAGAAAACTGGATTTCCTTCTTGAAGTAAACAAAAGTTCTGGCCTATTACTCACGCATTTATGCGGATATACAAATTAAATTGTAAACAATTGTTAATTTTGaagtcatttataatagccgatCTAATAACTTATGGATTGCAGTAAGATTTCTCTAATATTAATGTTTGAATTATTACTCTTTTATCATTTCTTCCATTTCAACAATGTAATGACAATTTGTTTTTGCTCTATATTCTTCTATAGGTCATGCTTATAGCAGGCACCGATACTTCTGCTTCGACAATGGCAAGGGCAATGTCCCTTTTAATTAGTCATCCGCATTCCTTAAAAAGAGCTATTGAGGAGTTGGATAATGTGATTGGTCAAGAACGCTTGATACAGGAGACGGACATTGCAAAACTTCCTTTTCTCCAAAACATTGTATTAGAAACTCTACGTTTGAAACCACCGGCACCACTTCTAGTTCCACACATGTCATCAGAGGATTGCATCATAGGCGGTTATGATGTACCTAGTCAAACCATAGTATTCATCAATATATGGAGCATTCACAGGGATCCGAAGTTGTGGGATGATCCGAAAAGTTTCAGACCCGAAAGATTTGAAAATGAAGATAATGGACAATGCAAGCTATGGTCATTTGGACTTGGGAGGCGAGCCTGTCCAGGTGGAAACATGGCCCAACGGGTGATCAATGTGGCTTTGGGATCGTTGATCCAGTGTTTTGAATGGAAAAGAACAAGTGAAGAAGGAATGAATATGC
This genomic window from Rutidosis leptorrhynchoides isolate AG116_Rl617_1_P2 unplaced genomic scaffold, CSIRO_AGI_Rlap_v1 contig27, whole genome shotgun sequence contains:
- the LOC139882431 gene encoding cytochrome P450 81E8-like, coding for METSSLYTALPLAFLLLLTLKLFSSWFKKPKNLPPSPPSIPILGHLHLLKHPLHRTLHSLSQSYGPVFSLRFGYRRVVVVSSAEAAEECCTKNDITLANRPSTVAGRHIGYDNTIVVFASYGEQWRSLRRVCTLEIFSSARLNSFLPIRRDEIKRLLLNLNKRASESGDDFTKVELKPIFWEMTFNIVMRMLTGKRYYGEDVTDAEEAKVFREIMSEIVEYAVSAYPGDYLSILRLFLRNYEKRVTWLRKRSDELFQNLIEEQRNSRRKICSGESRETVLDHLLLLQEKQPEFYTDEIIKGLLLVMLIAGTDTSASTMARAMSLLISHPHSLKRAIEELDNVIGQERLIQETDIAKLPFLQNIVLETLRLKPPAPLLVPHMSSEDCIIGGYDVPSQTIVFINIWSIHRDPKLWDDPKSFRPERFENEDNGQCKLWSFGLGRRACPGGNMAQRVINVALGSLIQCFEWKRTSEEGMNMPKALPLEAMYKAHEIMAAIAEH